The Primulina eburnea isolate SZY01 chromosome 8, ASM2296580v1, whole genome shotgun sequence genome contains a region encoding:
- the LOC140839073 gene encoding uncharacterized protein, which translates to MAGRPPRNNRNARDANQNDNPPPPPPPGVNLSQEDMMAIATIVAATLQGFVNPLANAIQQPQEPQPRGIKYHYESLRRNRVPTFDGNPDPEVSHNWLKNVETQLHLLEIPEELKVEVVTPFLEERARKWWETVSLPLAEIEDITWPIFKREFLKQYYPAEFRLQKLNEFENFRQSPDMTVMEYTSKFNDLGTYVPTVMSDETLKMHRFKKGLNSRIQSALAVYKPSSFADLMGAAMSAETDIKRREEENKNKRPMNNQSTQNNLKFKKPNYSGGFFKGSSGSTGSTEGKWCDTCRQKHTGECYRKTGACFKCGKVGHRIKDCPDNKDKGSGPHKQQENKTNARVYAITQEEADNSNEVVAELIQLNMVEFDIILGMDWLAKNHAIVDCQKKEIRLQTPAKREVVYQGKSKERKSLLSASQAWKAMKGGEEIYLAVITEAKEEEVPKLEDIPIAPYRMAPAELKELKEQLQELLDKKQIRPSASPWGAPVLL; encoded by the exons ATGGCAGGCAGACCACCCCGAAACAACCGTAACGCTCGGGACGCCAACCAAAACGATaatccaccaccaccgccaccACCCGGTGTAAACCTCAGTCAAGAGGATATGATGGCAATAGCCACTATCGTCGCTGCCACATTACAAGGATTTGTGAATCCACTGGCCAACGCCATCCAACAACCCCAAGAACCTCAGCCACGTGGGATTAAGTATCACTACGAATCACTCAGAAGGAATCGAGTTCCAACTTTTGATGGGAACCCAGATCCAGAAGTCAGTCACAACTGGCTCAAGAACGTTGAAACACAACTACATTTGCTAGAAATACCGGAAGAGTTAAAAGTAGAAGTTGTAACCCCATTTTTGGAGGAACGAGCTAGGAAATGGTGGGAAACTGTGTCGCTACCTTTAGCAGAAATAGAAGATATCACGTGGCCAATTTTCAAGAGGGAATTCTTAAAACAATACTACCCGGCCGAGTTTCgtctacaaaagctgaatgagttTGAAAATTTCAGACAGTCACCAGATATGACGGTAATGGAGTACACGTCAAAATTCAACGATTTGGGAACTTACGTTCCGACAGTCATGTCAGACGAAACGTTAAAAATGCACCGTTTCAAGAAGGGACTCAACAGTCGAATTCAGTCGGCACTGGCGGTGTACAAACCAAGTAGCTTTGCGGACTTGATGGGCGCGGCAATGAGCGCAGAAACCGATATCAAGCGACGGGAAGAAGAAAACAAGAATAAGAGGCCGATGAACAACCAATCCACACAGAATAATCTCAAGTTCAAGAAACCAAACTATTCcggaggatttttcaaaggaaGTTCTGGCAGTACTGGTAGCACCGAGGGAAAATGGTGTGATACATGTCGACAAAAGCATACTGGGGAATGTTATCGGAAGACAGGCGCTTGTTTCAAGTGCGGGAAGGTGGGCCATAGAATTAAAGACTGTCCGGACAACAAGGACAAAGGGTCGGGGCCCCACAAACAACAGGAAAACAAGACAAATGCACGGGTTTATGCCATAACCCAAGAGGAAGCCGATAATAGCAACGAAGTTGTGGCAG AATTGATTCAACTCAATATGgtggagtttgacatcattcttggaatggactggttagcTAAAAACCATGCCATAGTAGACTGTCAGAAGAAAGAAATTAGACTTCAAACTCCAGCAAAGAGGGAGGTCGTATATCAAGGGaaatccaaagaaagaaaatctCTGCTATCTGCCTCGCAAGCCTGGAAGGCCATGAAGGGAGGAGAAGAAATTTATCTGGCAGTAATTACTGAAGCCAAAGAGGAAGAAGTTCCAaagttggaagatattccaatt gcaccataccgcATGGCTCCAGCTGAATTGAAGGAATTAAAGGAGCAACTCCAAGAATTGCTGGACAAGAAGCAGATTCGTCCTAGTGCATCTCCTTGGGGAGCCCCAGTGcttttgtaa